From one Chlamydiifrater phoenicopteri genomic stretch:
- a CDS encoding DUF1389 domain-containing protein — MSQGAFLKVISSVPERDLEALRHLEGPIKAFRIGKWVRHVAAGIIVMMSALAVLSALFFGVTSFELVFFAAVSSFAAIVLVCSQLYLVSKARIIDKRLLEAPILLEKKTHFDEESESTKRFLAERLRVAEKLVELGEKRLSEFKETEFIDSLEKAMKAINKSSAASPNFLDGVVESGIDSEAIKHFIRKEKLSVEEVLELLDVLPDFLLEEGDLRRKLSPRLFYKASSYGIKWLKSAALLIDDVQSIGRRFRLFCLRNCPFFFLSCFLESCFEGASLIKLKERFRPGENFSLPEVAACSVSRIGLSSRHAPIFSKKYWTFASHASTYELAYTSMASFYVSKDATFKVVARFFKDSFQGFIASQSIDSESIPVDLSEEDLSLLCEHGLSFPGLQLLSSLPKNKLELFQEMTDLDGRNFLADLMFSFGDRLLFFTGDEGAWNCARFLSVFSEEQLSCRPRSRSIRGVTWEEMRILFQWAKDGKDEEIERFFSVLEEDEIEISRCEDQSWYARGRLYDFSSESVYSTEERTSRQQAIALPWINWNRSIYRKGRIRKDKL, encoded by the coding sequence ATGAGCCAGGGAGCCTTTCTTAAAGTAATTTCATCAGTGCCAGAAAGAGATTTAGAAGCTCTTAGACATCTTGAGGGGCCCATAAAGGCTTTTAGAATTGGCAAGTGGGTAAGGCATGTTGCTGCAGGGATTATAGTTATGATGTCTGCTTTAGCCGTTCTTTCGGCCCTGTTTTTTGGAGTAACTTCCTTTGAACTGGTCTTCTTTGCTGCAGTAAGTTCCTTTGCAGCAATTGTTTTGGTTTGCTCTCAGCTCTACCTTGTGTCTAAGGCTAGGATTATAGATAAAAGATTGTTAGAGGCTCCCATCCTCTTAGAGAAAAAAACTCATTTTGATGAAGAAAGTGAATCAACTAAGAGATTTTTAGCGGAAAGACTTAGAGTAGCAGAAAAGTTGGTTGAACTCGGAGAAAAAAGGCTTTCAGAATTCAAAGAGACAGAGTTTATAGATTCTTTGGAAAAGGCGATGAAAGCGATAAATAAATCTTCGGCAGCATCTCCCAACTTTTTAGATGGCGTTGTAGAATCCGGCATAGATTCAGAAGCTATTAAACACTTCATTAGAAAAGAAAAGTTATCTGTTGAAGAAGTCTTAGAGTTACTTGATGTGCTTCCTGACTTTCTTTTAGAAGAAGGAGATTTGAGAAGAAAGTTGTCTCCAAGACTATTCTATAAAGCCTCTTCTTATGGAATTAAGTGGCTCAAAAGTGCCGCCTTGTTGATAGATGATGTTCAGAGTATAGGAAGGCGATTTCGACTTTTTTGCTTGCGTAACTGTCCCTTTTTTTTCTTGTCGTGCTTTTTAGAAAGCTGTTTCGAGGGGGCCTCTTTAATAAAGTTGAAAGAGCGTTTTAGACCAGGAGAAAACTTTTCTTTACCAGAAGTTGCTGCTTGTAGTGTTTCTAGGATAGGGCTTTCCTCCCGTCATGCACCTATTTTCTCTAAAAAATATTGGACGTTTGCTTCCCATGCTTCTACCTATGAACTGGCATATACAAGTATGGCGTCATTTTATGTTTCTAAAGATGCTACGTTTAAAGTAGTGGCTCGTTTCTTTAAAGACAGTTTTCAAGGTTTTATTGCATCTCAGTCTATTGATTCAGAATCTATTCCAGTAGATTTATCTGAGGAGGACCTCTCTTTGTTGTGTGAGCACGGACTCAGTTTTCCTGGTTTGCAGTTGTTATCAAGCCTCCCCAAAAATAAGTTAGAGTTATTCCAAGAAATGACAGATCTTGATGGAAGAAATTTTCTGGCAGATTTAATGTTTTCTTTCGGGGACAGATTATTATTTTTCACCGGGGATGAGGGGGCGTGGAATTGTGCTAGATTTCTTTCAGTGTTTTCTGAAGAGCAGTTAAGTTGTCGACCACGCTCGAGATCCATCAGAGGTGTTACTTGGGAGGAGATGAGAATTTTATTCCAGTGGGCTAAGGATGGAAAAGATGAAGAGATTGAAAGGTTTTTCAGTGTTCTGGAAGAAGATGAGATAGAAATTAGCAGGTGTGAGGATCAATCTTGGTACGCTAGGGGAAGGCTTTATGATTTTTCTAGTGAATCGGTTTACTCTACAGAAGAAAGAACTTCCAGGCAGCAGGCAATAGCACTTCCTTGGATAAACTGGAATCGATCTATATACAGGAAAGGGAGAATAAGAAAGGATAAACTCTAA
- a CDS encoding DUF1389 domain-containing protein, translating to MGGDEISSETARPVHRIYASLSMSAPLFSNWVESSSVMIRRSVLTLVANLIVLVAVLFLVGGCLAWLNTASVVLLSLVLVSAVLALLISQNLLYDVPLEEVPSKLEKTTDFLPHRQLECCKKFSGGFNKLLESHLPKDLCAFFFEECLSFLEMREFLLKIQDEQISRFLFSGKPFYLKSEEEIVNGEGLIDFVNRVKRLFSPSLQEKVLRFWTSPSRVPAAQCEDVGALLDRLENLAKSNCPLFWLSKFLNECHKSNWLGLSFEGVFLGIDTSSLEKSSTYCVSRLGLLESKSTIFSRKWWVLSQIIPREKYEQMVKSYGYGLKGEFLEIVRKYQMLFRLFVKENNIGLVDAPKIEEFKALCEHRYSPEAFYCLSELSLERLDWFARLTNYNGENVLAKWMMAFGEYLYDRTSRGFNEYYRPHEYRFFASSVMCLTEEELEDGVGNEKEFSHKLSTLSGLFIDISDITDSWYTGNKALLPE from the coding sequence ATGGGTGGGGATGAAATATCTTCAGAGACTGCGCGCCCAGTTCACAGAATCTATGCTAGCCTTTCCATGTCCGCTCCCTTATTTTCAAATTGGGTGGAGAGCTCTTCTGTTATGATAAGGCGATCAGTATTAACTCTGGTTGCCAATCTCATAGTGCTTGTCGCCGTCCTTTTCCTAGTTGGTGGATGTCTAGCCTGGCTAAACACTGCTTCGGTGGTTCTTCTTTCCCTGGTGCTTGTCTCGGCTGTTCTAGCACTTCTTATATCTCAAAACTTACTGTACGATGTTCCTTTAGAAGAAGTCCCTAGTAAACTCGAGAAAACTACAGACTTTCTTCCTCATAGACAGTTAGAATGCTGTAAAAAGTTTTCCGGGGGCTTTAATAAACTTTTAGAAAGTCATTTGCCTAAAGATCTATGTGCATTTTTCTTTGAGGAGTGCTTATCTTTCTTGGAAATGAGAGAATTTTTACTAAAAATACAGGATGAGCAAATAAGTCGATTTCTTTTTTCTGGAAAACCTTTTTACCTAAAAAGTGAAGAAGAGATCGTAAATGGGGAGGGGCTTATCGATTTTGTTAATCGTGTTAAAAGACTCTTCTCTCCGAGTCTTCAAGAGAAAGTACTTCGCTTTTGGACATCGCCCTCCAGGGTGCCTGCTGCCCAATGTGAGGATGTGGGAGCCCTCTTAGATAGATTGGAAAATCTTGCTAAAAGTAACTGTCCTCTGTTTTGGTTGTCCAAGTTTTTAAATGAATGTCATAAATCTAACTGGCTTGGACTTAGCTTCGAAGGGGTTTTTCTTGGAATAGATACCTCTTCATTGGAAAAATCTTCGACTTATTGCGTTTCTCGGTTAGGACTTTTGGAGTCTAAAAGCACTATTTTTTCTAGAAAGTGGTGGGTGTTATCGCAGATTATTCCTAGGGAAAAGTACGAACAAATGGTGAAAAGCTATGGCTACGGTCTTAAGGGTGAGTTTTTAGAAATAGTTAGAAAATATCAGATGTTGTTTCGACTGTTTGTCAAAGAAAATAATATAGGCCTTGTAGATGCTCCAAAAATTGAAGAGTTTAAAGCGTTATGTGAGCATCGATATTCTCCGGAAGCTTTTTATTGTTTATCAGAGCTGAGTCTGGAAAGATTAGATTGGTTTGCTAGATTGACGAACTATAATGGTGAAAATGTTTTAGCTAAATGGATGATGGCTTTCGGAGAATATTTATACGATAGAACATCCAGAGGATTTAATGAATATTACCGCCCTCATGAATATAGATTCTTTGCTTCTTCTGTTATGTGTTTAACAGAGGAAGAATTGGAAGATGGTGTAGGCAATGAAAAGGAGTTTTCTCATAAACTGAGTACTCTTAGTGGATTGTTTATAGATATAAGCGATATTACGGATAGTTGGTATACGGGGAATAAAGCTTTACTACCTGAGTAG
- a CDS encoding aminotransferase class I/II-fold pyridoxal phosphate-dependent enzyme: protein MFRERFLKEALKNRQKKGILRSLSLNHSATKVDFASNDYLGISRRGPFCQKTNFSIQCTKGSTGSRLLTGNSSAHEKLEEEIAKFHKVESALVCNSGYAANVGLISCIASPKDRILYDIQVHSSIIDGIKLSRAKAFPFRHNDVSHLKNRLNKKYPGNTFVCTETLFSMDGSLAPIKEITEACLENEALLIVDEAHSGGVYGKYGEGIVSSLGLQESVFATIYTYGKAFGIFGASIAGSSLLKEYLVNFCRPLVYSTSLPPLVIEEIRHAYRCIQKASEDRSYLNSLITYFQELTEKYQLQRAFPSQTCIQPLLFPGAHNAKRASSLCQKAGFDVRPILSPTVQKNHEILRVCLHSFNTLQEVTLLLELLNSVNKIT from the coding sequence ATGTTCAGGGAAAGATTTTTAAAAGAGGCTCTAAAAAATCGACAAAAGAAAGGTATTCTTCGTTCTCTTTCATTAAATCACAGCGCAACAAAAGTCGATTTTGCCTCCAATGACTACTTAGGGATCTCAAGGAGAGGTCCCTTCTGTCAAAAAACCAACTTCTCTATTCAATGTACTAAAGGCTCTACAGGATCCCGTCTCCTTACAGGGAACTCTTCAGCTCATGAAAAACTCGAAGAAGAAATCGCAAAGTTTCACAAGGTAGAGAGCGCATTAGTTTGTAACTCTGGATACGCTGCCAACGTAGGACTAATTTCTTGTATAGCCTCTCCAAAGGATCGAATCCTATACGATATTCAGGTGCACTCCTCTATTATTGACGGCATAAAACTTTCCAGAGCAAAAGCGTTTCCTTTTAGACACAACGACGTAAGCCACCTAAAAAACCGCCTCAACAAGAAGTATCCAGGAAATACTTTTGTTTGTACAGAAACTCTTTTCTCCATGGACGGCTCCTTAGCCCCTATAAAAGAAATAACAGAAGCATGCCTAGAAAATGAGGCCCTACTTATTGTTGACGAGGCCCACTCTGGCGGGGTCTATGGCAAGTATGGGGAAGGAATAGTTTCCTCTCTAGGCTTGCAAGAGTCCGTCTTTGCAACGATATACACTTACGGAAAAGCCTTCGGCATTTTTGGCGCATCGATAGCAGGCAGCTCTCTACTAAAAGAGTACCTCGTGAACTTCTGTAGACCTTTAGTCTACAGCACTTCTCTCCCCCCCCTAGTTATAGAAGAAATCCGCCACGCTTATCGATGCATCCAAAAAGCTTCAGAGGATAGAAGCTATTTAAACTCTTTGATCACTTATTTTCAAGAGTTAACAGAAAAATATCAGCTCCAACGAGCCTTTCCTTCTCAAACATGCATACAACCCCTACTCTTTCCCGGCGCTCATAATGCTAAAAGAGCCTCCTCTTTATGCCAAAAGGCGGGATTCGACGTCAGGCCCATTCTTAGCCCCACTGTGCAAAAAAATCACGAGATTCTGAGAGTTTGTCTACACTCTTTCAACACTCTTCAGGAAGTAACTCTTCTTTTGGAACTCCTAAACTCCGTTAACAAAATTACTTAA
- the bioB gene encoding biotin synthase BioB → MTDTLQTNPSFSLEEILEILNSPLFELIHRANKVLRSNFPPSELQTCYLMSVKTGGCTEDCAYCAQSSRYNTHVSPEAMMKIVDVVENAKLAIKNGATRICLGAAWRNVKNNHQFDRVLEMVKSITDMGAEVCCTLGMLTPEQAQKLAEAGLYAYNHNIDSSPEFYETIITTRKFEDRLNTLDVVQEAGLSTCCGGIIGMGETILDRAKMFHVLASRENPPESVPVNILWPVKGTPLENTPPIPFWDILRTLATARIVFPYSMVRMSAGRAFLSIEQQTLCFIAGANSIFFGEKLLTVENNSMEEDKAMLELLGMKPRPSFMKSRGNPCSGKDF, encoded by the coding sequence ATGACAGATACGTTACAAACTAATCCCTCTTTTTCGTTGGAAGAAATTTTAGAAATCCTTAATTCTCCTCTATTTGAATTGATCCACAGAGCTAACAAAGTACTACGCTCAAACTTCCCTCCTTCGGAATTACAAACTTGTTACCTCATGTCCGTAAAAACTGGCGGCTGTACGGAGGACTGCGCCTACTGCGCACAATCTTCTAGGTACAACACCCACGTATCTCCCGAAGCTATGATGAAAATTGTGGACGTAGTAGAAAATGCTAAGTTAGCTATAAAAAATGGCGCCACACGCATATGCTTAGGCGCTGCATGGAGAAATGTAAAAAATAATCACCAGTTCGATAGAGTGCTGGAAATGGTTAAATCTATTACAGACATGGGCGCGGAAGTTTGCTGCACTCTAGGAATGTTGACTCCTGAGCAAGCTCAAAAGCTTGCTGAGGCAGGCCTGTACGCTTATAACCATAACATAGACTCCTCTCCAGAGTTCTATGAAACTATCATCACAACAAGGAAATTCGAAGATCGCCTTAACACGCTGGATGTCGTTCAAGAAGCAGGACTTAGCACTTGCTGTGGAGGCATAATAGGCATGGGGGAAACTATTCTTGACAGGGCCAAGATGTTTCATGTGTTGGCATCAAGAGAAAATCCTCCAGAATCTGTTCCCGTGAACATTTTATGGCCAGTTAAAGGCACCCCCCTAGAAAACACCCCCCCAATACCCTTCTGGGATATTTTACGCACTCTGGCAACGGCCCGAATAGTGTTTCCTTACTCCATGGTCAGAATGTCTGCAGGAAGAGCTTTTCTCAGTATTGAACAACAAACCTTGTGCTTCATCGCTGGAGCAAACTCTATCTTTTTTGGAGAAAAACTGCTAACCGTAGAAAATAATTCCATGGAAGAGGACAAGGCTATGCTAGAACTACTGGGAATGAAGCCTCGACCTTCTTTCATGAAAAGTAGAGGCAATCCATGTTCAGGGAAAGATTTTTAA